In the genome of Xenopus tropicalis strain Nigerian chromosome 10, UCB_Xtro_10.0, whole genome shotgun sequence, the window ggggctacacagcggggtatttatataaactatagtagggtttctgtagcaaacaccccagctgtaccagtgcaggaatggctgcccccggggctacacagcggggtatttatataaactatagtagggtttctgtagcaaacaccccatttttgccagtacattttattttaatgactttttgGTGTTtaaatttgttggtgttacttttcctttaaaggggaaccgtACCCATCCAATATACATTATTGCAAACATATAAACAGTTTGAAGTCCCCTGTAAATGTCagtgctattaaaggaacagtaacaccaaaaaatgaaagtgttttaaagtaattgaaatttAACAtcctgtggccctgcactggtaaaactggcgtgtttgcttcaggaacactactatagtttatataaatacgctgctgtgtagtcatgggggcagccattgaagctggaaaaaaggagaaaaggcacaggttacatagcaaataacagataagacaccattatattctacagggtttatctgttagctgctatataacctgtgccttttcttcttttgaatggctgcccccatggctacacaccagggtttatataaactctagtaatgtttctgaagctaacacaaaacttttaccagtgcagggcagcagtacattatagtttaatttctttgaaatatatacattttttggtgttactgtgcctttaacaGCAGTCTCTGCCTAGCGGTTTATGTTCTCTGTACTGCTgtttccgactcctgatacagtGAAACAGAAGCCAGGTAACTAACAGACCTGCAGGAAAAGCTGCTGcgctgtttcaagagtcagagaaCAGAAAAGTAAAGCTTATTGGGAAGCTGCTGAGTGAAAGGAACCGGCCGGCTTAACCTCCCCTTCTGCTCAGCCGGTCAGTAAGCTCAGCTGGCAAGCCCAGAGCACCCCAGGCATGTTCTGGGCAGGAAATAAAATTGCTTTGGGTTTGTGAGTGTGGCTCCTCCCTGCTACGGGTGGCTCTGCCTCTGGGTTGGGGCAGCATTTTAGCTATATCATGGTGTGAGCACTATTGGGCAGGGAGACTGCAGCGTTCAGTAAACTGACAGACCGGGTGCTGGTACCAGGAAGTTTCCATAAACTGCAAGATCCACGGCAACAGATTAACCCATGAGCAGTCTCCCTGGGACAGTTACCTACGCAGATCTGCCTGGGAACCTCCCTAGCACACAGGTATggctctgctgctgctgccaatACATAGAGCACTGCTGGCAAAAGGGGACTctaggactacaactcccagcatgcttagctGCTGGATTACAGAATCCTtattattttaactgcaaaacatATAGACCATGCCCACTTATGGGCAGTACAGGGCAACAGGACCACTGATCAATTAtggatttagaaaacaaaagtacaCAAGCCTCTCCAGCCACGTATTTACTGAAACGGGGACATAAACTGTCCCTCAGTTGCTCTTTAATATGATTGGCTGGAGGAAGCAATCAGATGTGACCTCATTCATCTCTGAGCAATGAGCGCTGAtttatctttaaaggggaacttcacccaaaaacaGTAACTCTTAAGCAACGTTCCAGCAGGATCGGACTGAGATGGTAGgggccccccagaaaaccttgtaccatgggcccactctcaaaactccTCCTCTCCTCCATCAAACTCTATTattctagtctcttttctctacataatATACTCTATtgttccatctatcaagcttccattaACTTATTTGTAATTGCTGGCAGTATTTGCATGAGGAATTGTGGCTGATGAAGCCCCCCGTGCTTCATCCACTGCCCCCATAGTGATTCAGCAGGAGGGCCCCCAAATATGTGTTTATTTTGGCTTATTTTCCTGTATTGTACTGTCTAGGGCATTGTCTGTCACTGATGGAGGACAAAGATCATAGCGAGACTATGGGAAACAAGCAGCCATATTTTACCTTTGGGGTTATAGCAGATGTCCAATATGCCGACCGCCCGACTGCGCCCAATTGCTGGGGGTCACTGCGATATTACCGAGACAGCCTCACCCACTTCCATCATGCGGTGGCAGAGTGGAGCTCCCAGGCTACTGTGCCTAATTTTGTGCTACAACTTGGGGATATCATCGACAGCTCCAACAAAAGACTGCAGGAGTCGGAAAACGCCCTAGAGAAGGTTTTACAAGTGACAGAAGGTATGAAGGGCCGCTGGCACCATGTCTGGGGCAACCACGAGCTCTACAACTTCAAACGCAGCTATTTGGTACAATCCAAGCTGAACACTCGCCCGATGGAAGATCCCATCCCTGACATAGAACGGGGGGAGGCCGCAGATTACTATGCCTATCACTTCAGCCCGTACCCCAGATTCCGCTTTGTTGTAATAGACACTTATGATCTAAGTTCCCTGGGCAGGGACATGAACCATCCCAACTACCAAGCGTCCATTGCCTTTGTGACCCAAAGCTGTTCTCCTGAGGAGCCTGGGGACAGCAAAGGTTGGTACAGGGTTGCCCCCCCCTTCCGGTCAGGGCTGGCCGTGATGTCATTAGcaggcagggctatgatgtaaggcttggatccccaaccttttatacccgtgagcaacattcaaatggaaacagtgttggggagcagcacaagcatagacaaagttcctgggggtacagataagagctataattggctatctggtagcccctttgtggacttgtagcctatagaaggttctgtttaGCTTTACACtgagttttatgcaaccaaaacttgcccccaagccagaaattcaaaaatgggcacctactttgaggcccctgggagcaacagccaaggggttggagagcaacatgttgcccctgagccactggttggggaaaactgatgtaaggggtgggaaaatgggcaggcTGGCTGGGAAAAAGTTGAATAGGGCTggaaaatgggcagactgggtggtgAAATAGGCAGGCCCGGGGTGGGCCTGTCACTAAATAGGCTGCTCGGCAACTGAGAAGGtgagggagggatttatagggtattacaaatctACTGGCAAGTACCTTGGTGGTAAAATTGTAATCCTGTCAAATGGGTGGggaatgggcagactgggtggggaaataggcGGGGCCTGGGTGGGCCTGTCACTACAAAGGCTGATCGGCAACAGAGAAGGTGAGTGAATTACAAATCTACTGGCAAGTACCTTGGTGGTAAAATTGTAATACTGTCCAAtggggctgggaaatgggtggggaatGGGCAGACTGGCAGGGGAAATAGGCGGGGCCTGGGTGGGCCTGTCACTAAAAAGGCTGATCGGCAACAGAGAAGGTGAGTGAATTACAAATCTACTGGCAAGTACCTTGGTGGTAAAATTGTAATACCGTCCAATGGGActggaaatgggcagactgggtggggaaatgggtggggccaGTGTCGGCCCTAATGGTTGATTTACTGGCTTTGCCCgttaaataccagccaggtggcaactctaggtaGGTAGGATAGATACAGATACACCTAGGTTGCACAGGTTGCTCTAACCAATCAGGGCTTAGGCCATTGTCGACCCAAGTCAGATGGTATTACCTCCAGGCagcagtgtgtatatgtgtattggATTCCATATAGTCAAATTTGTGTATATAAATTCAAATACGGCATATGAGATGCTATTGGTTGTACATATAAGACACGTGACATCTCTCGTTTGTTGCTCATCAGCCCGCAAGCATGAGCGGCAATTAGTGAACTTTAATGGAGGAGTAGGCAAAGAGCAGCTGTCCTGGTTACACAAGATCCTTACCTATGCAGACGAGCAGGAGGAAAAGGTGGTCATTGCTAGTAAGTATTTATTGTGTGTACTTGTGTTTATCATTATTGTCTAAtgcaggggccccaacctttctttctcgggagccacagtcacatgtataaagacttggggagcaacacaagcaccataaaagttcatggaggagccaaataagggctgtgattggctattaggggcctctatgcaccctatcagcttacaggggctttatttggtagggaatcttgtttttattcaaccaaaacttgcccccaagtcaggaattcaaaataactccctggtttgggggcactgagagcaacatccaaggggttggggagcaacatgttgcccctgagccactggttggggatcactggtaatGTATTAGTAATATACTTGGGGTTATTCACATCGGCGAGCCAAGATCAACCATGCTTGCAACCTCATCCATAGACTTTACTAAAATAGCACCCTCTAGTGGCACTGAATATATCACACATAGGACAGCCCTAGTGTAGCTCAGCAAGGAGACTTGTGCAGGCCATAAATGAGCACTATTGGATTTATATCACTATATAAAGGGTGTGTTACAAAAGTAGAATTTTGTGATACAGTGTTATTTGTAGATTTCTCCCTTTTTTCTAGGTCACGTGCCCATTCATCCTAATGCCCAAGTTACCAACTGCCTGGCATGGAATTACAGCGAGATCCTTGATGTCCTCCATCGCCATTCCTGTGTCGTGTCCTATATCGCAGGTCACGAGCACCATGGGGCCTACTGCCAGGACTCCCACGGGATCCACCACATAACAATGGAGGGCGTTATTGAGTCACCCCCAAACACTAATGCCTTCGCCACAGTTCACATGTACAAGAACAAGATGGTGTTGCATGGGAGAGGCAGAGTCAAAAGTAGGGAAATGAGCTTTGTTCAGAATGGACAATGAATTGTAcccatctaaatatagaaggaatttacggttaatttataaaaaattccccttctacttcctgcttcctacttTCCCAGCCTGTgcgggggggcggcggcactcagcggctgtaggataggaaccaatcagcagctagcagggctggaagtaggggtagggagaagaggctcctgcctagggcgcagcagtggggggggggggcacctggcaggtacctcttctttcacctaccactagttctgggccctttcccccccactgcagtacccccccccccagcaacccctcCGCCCTGTGTGCATGCATCGTGCGCTCGCTTGTGCACACACACATGGGGGGGGAAGAGGTGGTcctgggccaagctgaccaggttgccttGGGTACCCGGccggcttggcccagcactggcagctaggctgacctgatagggaactgaagcctgtctttgcttgtgtgactgcagggctgtgattggctactcccccaCCTACTGTgcatctggcagggaccgttaggacacgcccacccctcatttgaaacacagacagggacttgagaggatctatagggagctccagtaaaggggccattgttacagataggattaatgtttagcccaaagggaaaccagcaccgtatattattcataattacctacaggattagggttttttttcctttatccaatatgtctcctttaagactgaacacacacatataaaatcCACATGCTGCGTGGCTACTTGGCTAGTATACAGCAACCAgtgtagtctgcagcatgcatctaccTGAACTGCTAAttagcaaattaatttttattcacTTATTTATTTGTGAACTCTCATTCACTTCTACAGTACCGAGTGCAGACACAGGAACAGATAGggtgtgtgtttttattattatatataatatatatggatatatacatATTAGATATTGTATCTCCTCACTGAGGAATTATTAGCAAAGTACAGGGTATATGTGCCTGTATGGCTCTGCCCGGGTTCCACAGCTCACAGGTTGGCGTTCGGATCTGTCTCGGCCTTTGGTGCTGTGTGTAATATTAATCTGCGCTATGCTGTATCTTCTCAACTGCACATCTAGATCCCATAGTGTCTGCAAGAGAACATTCACTAATTAATGGCAGCCAGGGACTGTAAAAGAGATAATATTCTGTATGACTGTACAGCAAAGAATAAAGTGAGCCTGACCAAAGTCTGAGCAGCAATTTTGTTTTTCTACAGTTTTATTTCCTGGTGTTTGTTGGATCCATGATCCCCCTCTAGTGGCCATTGCCTTGTAATGCAGCGTTGTGCTGTTTTACCTCACTAAGTTACCTTTGCACCAATCAGATGACGGTTTTGCAGTGCTGCGGCCAGGACGTCCGCATTTCCTTGTTGATATAAatgtagatccaaattaaaaaTGGGGCTGTTGATACCGAAACTGCAATCATGAGTCTGATCCCACCAACCGACGACCTGgcaaaaacataacattttgtctccatgtaaaaaaaagaaaagatgatGTAAAATATTTCATCCCACTTGCAATGTGGGatgaaatattttacataatgGGCTGGTACCGATACCGACAGAAGGAAAGGGACCCACAGAACTTACTGTTGTGATTTCCTGCAGAGAAGTAACCATCCCGCAATTATCAGCAGGCCTGACAACTCCCTGGGAAGAGAATGGGTAATTGGTCATTAGTGGATCCCATGATGcatatgtaccccctactgttaatgataaggatattagcagtcactgaggggttctgtgcccatataaaggcacaaggctgcaggctgagttatacagggaactctgagtatcactcatgtattataagggataatgtaccccctactgtaaatgataaggatattagcagtcactgaggggttctgtgcccatataaaggcacaaggctgcaggctgagttatacagggaactctgagtatcactcatgtattataagggataatgtaccccctactgtaaatgataaggatattagcagtcactgaggggttctgtgcccatataaaggcacaaggctgcaggctgagttatacagggaactctgagtatcactcatgtattataagggataatgtaccccctactgtaaatgataaggatattagcagtcactgaggggttctgtgccccccatataaaggcacaaggctgcaggctgggttatacagggaactctgagtatcactcatgtattataagggataatgtaccccctactgtaaatgataaggatattagcagtcactgaggggttctgtgccccccatataaaggcacaaggctgcaggctgagttatacagggaactctgagtatcactcatgtattataagggataatgtaccccctactgtaaatgataaggatattagcagtcactgaggggttctctgAGCCACCCTGGGCTCTTGGCCAGCCAGGCCAGCAGGACTAAGCTGCCACCTCCCGTGCCAGTAGCTGCACCTGTCGCAATCCTGTGAGTGTCAGTCAGAGCCAGAGACTCAGTGAGGATTTCTGGACAACAGGCACAGTAAGTCTCTTTTGCACTATTCTTTGTTGTGTGGCACCAGTAGACAAAGAGAGCACCTCTGTGCAACACCCACCGACCTACGGTACCCAGCAGTATCAGACTCAGTCTCAAAGGACCCACGGGAGAACCTTACATTGAGGGCCCACTCTCAAACCAAAGAGATGTAGACAGTACTAAATGTAATAGGTGCCATATAGACCTATGGGGTAAAAGAGAAAAGAGCAAGCAATTATGCCTGGCTGGGGCACTGGGGCagatcctctggtactctggCCAGTCCCATTCAGGCACCCAGCCAGTGGGTCAAGGTGATTATATTTGTAGATAGAGACAGCTAGAAAGTAAAACAGTTACTATATTCCCATAATCCCCCCCATGGAAATATACTCTATGTActgcagctatgtatatatataatatccatgATTACTTGTACGTGCTTAGTGAGACaatggagctgccatactgcacaGCTCTTCAGACTTCATTCCCAGCATTGGGATGAGACTGGTGATTAAAAGTGAAAGTTTCACATCCTACAAGGAGATCTCAGTCTAGAGTTGTCTCTGCAGAGTTATTTACTGCGGTCTCTCTATAGGCCAATTACTTGCTCTATCTCCCTGCTCTGCTTTCCTGTGCTCTGGCAGGTTCTGGGTTATACAGGCCCACATCCGGCCCCATTATATAGGCCCACATCCGGCCCTAACCCACGCTTTCCTAACCGACCCAGTAAACTGTCACTTCtcagggtaaagacacatggagctacttagtagcagctacttgttatggctactaaatgccagaaaataccctgcca includes:
- the adprm.2 gene encoding manganese-dependent ADP-ribose/CDP-alcohol diphosphatase, coding for MEDKDHSETMGNKQPYFTFGVIADVQYADRPTAPNCWGSLRYYRDSLTHFHHAVAEWSSQATVPNFVLQLGDIIDSSNKRLQESENALEKVLQVTEGMKGRWHHVWGNHELYNFKRSYLVQSKLNTRPMEDPIPDIERGEAADYYAYHFSPYPRFRFVVIDTYDLSSLGRDMNHPNYQASIAFVTQSCSPEEPGDSKARKHERQLVNFNGGVGKEQLSWLHKILTYADEQEEKVVIASHVPIHPNAQVTNCLAWNYSEILDVLHRHSCVVSYIAGHEHHGAYCQDSHGIHHITMEGVIESPPNTNAFATVHMYKNKMVLHGRGRVKSREMSFVQNGQ